A window of Tautonia plasticadhaerens contains these coding sequences:
- the lpxD gene encoding UDP-3-O-(3-hydroxymyristoyl)glucosamine N-acyltransferase — MAATIRALAELVGGRVVGDDRGMIEAARPVTEAGPGDLTFLSDDRYLAMLAASPASAVLIGSGFVIPEPADRSPTMALIVVDDPRAAFTVLRAYLRGALAERWVGIHPTAVVSPSARLGAGVAIHAFAVVADDAELGEDCTIGPHCTVGERSTLGRDVVLHANVTIYGDVVIGDRCILHAGVVVGADGFGFQPVDGRHVKVPQSGGVIIEEDVEIGANSCVDQGTFGPTRIGAGTKIDNLVQVAHNVKLGKHNILCAGVGVGGSAVIGDFVMMGGQVGVRDHMTIGDGARVSAQSGVTRSLEAGVTVFGTPAVPLRQQLQMHSLSLKLPEMRRELIRLAEEVERMSSSSKSASGPGEEPGGAEGARNSSAA, encoded by the coding sequence GTGGCCGCCACGATTCGAGCGCTTGCCGAGCTGGTCGGGGGACGTGTGGTCGGTGACGACCGGGGGATGATCGAGGCCGCCAGGCCCGTCACCGAGGCCGGGCCCGGCGACTTGACCTTCCTGTCCGACGACCGCTACCTGGCGATGCTGGCCGCGTCGCCGGCCTCGGCGGTGCTCATCGGCTCGGGCTTCGTCATCCCGGAGCCGGCCGACCGGTCGCCGACGATGGCATTGATCGTCGTCGACGACCCGAGGGCCGCGTTCACGGTGCTGCGCGCCTACCTGCGGGGGGCCCTCGCCGAGCGCTGGGTCGGCATCCACCCGACGGCCGTCGTCTCGCCGAGCGCGAGGCTGGGGGCGGGGGTGGCGATCCACGCCTTCGCCGTCGTCGCCGACGACGCCGAGCTGGGCGAGGATTGCACGATCGGGCCCCATTGCACCGTCGGCGAGCGGTCGACGCTCGGCCGGGACGTGGTCCTTCATGCGAACGTGACGATCTATGGGGATGTGGTGATCGGCGATCGTTGCATCCTACACGCGGGGGTGGTGGTGGGGGCCGACGGGTTCGGCTTCCAGCCCGTCGACGGCCGGCACGTGAAGGTGCCGCAGAGCGGCGGGGTCATCATCGAGGAGGACGTGGAGATCGGCGCCAATTCCTGCGTCGACCAGGGCACGTTCGGGCCGACCCGGATCGGGGCCGGGACGAAGATCGACAACCTCGTGCAGGTGGCGCACAACGTCAAGCTCGGCAAGCACAACATCCTCTGCGCCGGGGTCGGGGTGGGCGGCAGCGCGGTGATCGGCGACTTCGTCATGATGGGGGGGCAGGTGGGCGTCCGGGACCACATGACCATCGGCGACGGCGCCCGGGTCAGCGCCCAGTCGGGGGTGACCCGCTCCCTCGAGGCCGGCGTCACGGTCTTCGGCACCCCGGCCGTCCCGCTCCGGCAGCAGCTGCAGATGCACTCGCTGTCCCTGAAGCTGCCCGAGATGCGCCGGGAGTTGATCCGCCTGGCCGAGGAGGTGGAGCGGATGTCCTCGTCCTCGAAGTCGGCCTCGGGCCCGGGCGAGGAGCCGGGGGGGGCCGAGGGGGCGAGGAACAGCTCGGCCGCGTGA
- a CDS encoding LpxI family protein, with amino-acid sequence MSATIQPRSAAGRAASEPPGSGVVGLLAGSGRFPILFAEAARRHGLAVACVGIKGEAPEVLSGLCDSFDVVPVTTPSRIIGAFKRRGVRDLVMAGKVHKTVMYTPYLIWHVISDPRAVRVWFYGALRRNKKDDTILLTVIDEFAKDGLRFRSALDFCPELLVDHGVLTRRRPTRPELEDIRFGWELAKEMGRLDVGQSVAVKDCAAIAVEAIEGTDRCIERAGQLCRSGGWTLVKVAKPQQDMRFDVPTIGVATIEKLRESGAKVLAIEAGKTIVIDQPEVVALADRLGIAVVALDAAEVVSAD; translated from the coding sequence GTGTCCGCAACGATTCAGCCCCGATCCGCCGCCGGCAGGGCGGCGAGCGAGCCGCCCGGGTCCGGCGTGGTCGGCCTGCTGGCCGGCAGCGGCCGGTTCCCGATCCTCTTCGCCGAGGCGGCGAGGCGGCACGGCCTGGCCGTCGCCTGCGTCGGCATCAAGGGGGAGGCGCCCGAGGTGCTCTCGGGCCTCTGCGACTCCTTCGACGTCGTCCCCGTCACCACCCCCTCCCGGATCATCGGCGCCTTCAAGCGCCGGGGGGTCCGGGACCTGGTGATGGCCGGCAAGGTCCACAAGACGGTGATGTACACGCCGTACCTGATCTGGCACGTGATCAGCGACCCGAGGGCCGTCCGCGTCTGGTTCTACGGGGCCTTGCGCAGGAACAAGAAAGACGACACCATCCTCCTGACGGTCATCGATGAGTTCGCCAAGGACGGGCTGCGCTTCCGCTCGGCCCTGGACTTCTGCCCGGAGCTGCTCGTGGACCACGGCGTCTTGACCCGTCGCCGGCCGACCCGGCCGGAGCTGGAGGACATCAGGTTCGGCTGGGAGCTGGCCAAGGAGATGGGGCGTTTGGACGTGGGCCAGTCCGTCGCCGTGAAGGACTGCGCCGCCATCGCCGTCGAGGCTATTGAGGGGACGGATCGTTGCATCGAGCGCGCCGGCCAGCTCTGCCGATCCGGCGGCTGGACGCTGGTGAAGGTCGCCAAGCCGCAGCAGGACATGCGCTTCGACGTGCCGACGATCGGCGTCGCCACCATCGAGAAGCTCCGGGAGTCCGGGGCGAAGGTCCTGGCGATCGAGGCCGGCAAGACGATCGTCATCGACCAGCCCGAGGTGGTCGCGCTGGCCGACCGGCTCGGCATCGCCGTGGTGGCCCTGGACGCGGCGGAGGTCGTCTCGGCGGACTGA
- a CDS encoding cytidylate kinase-like family protein — protein MGSIGDASRPNARKPARGLREAMARWLSRRGGAPAEPQIPGEPRPRFRVVCIAREAGAGGSALGRLVAERLGWADYDAQTVATIAERMEVSREEVEKLDELSPSVVQDWLLPLREEHWAPLEAYLDHLAKLVLSIGHAGEAVIVGRGAGFMLPRHEILSVRVVAPLKARTRSLSERLGVSPRTARRLAIDLDRRRRKFCRTMFHVDDADPHQYDLVIDTESVGLPIACELIARAVEAGRPADIPPDPRALPSPTASPIEPA, from the coding sequence ATGGGGAGCATCGGCGACGCGTCTCGGCCGAACGCGAGGAAGCCGGCCCGGGGCCTCCGCGAGGCGATGGCCCGATGGCTCTCACGCCGGGGGGGGGCCCCCGCCGAGCCCCAGATCCCGGGAGAGCCGAGGCCGAGGTTCCGCGTCGTCTGCATCGCCCGGGAGGCCGGCGCCGGCGGCTCGGCCCTCGGCCGGCTGGTCGCCGAGCGGCTCGGCTGGGCCGACTACGACGCCCAGACCGTCGCCACCATCGCCGAGCGGATGGAAGTCTCCCGGGAGGAGGTCGAGAAGCTCGACGAGCTCTCCCCCAGCGTCGTGCAGGACTGGCTGCTGCCGCTCCGCGAGGAGCACTGGGCGCCGCTGGAGGCGTACCTTGATCACCTGGCCAAGCTCGTCCTCTCGATCGGCCACGCCGGCGAGGCCGTGATCGTCGGCCGGGGGGCGGGGTTCATGCTCCCGAGGCACGAGATCCTCTCCGTCCGGGTCGTGGCCCCCCTCAAGGCCCGGACGCGGAGCCTCTCCGAGCGACTGGGCGTCTCCCCCCGCACGGCCCGCCGCCTGGCGATCGACCTGGACCGCCGCCGCCGCAAGTTCTGCCGGACCATGTTCCACGTCGACGACGCCGACCCCCACCAGTACGACCTGGTGATCGACACCGAGAGCGTCGGCCTGCCGATCGCCTGCGAGCTGATCGCCCGGGCCGTCGAGGCGGGCCGGCCCGCCGACATCCCCCCCGACCCCCGGGCCCTGCCGTCACCGACCGCGTCGCCCATCGAGCCGGCCTGA